A genome region from Gemmatimonadaceae bacterium includes the following:
- a CDS encoding lmo0937 family membrane protein yields MLWTIAMVLLILWILGFFVVNVGGSLIHLLLVIAVIVIIYRLITGRPVA; encoded by the coding sequence ATGCTGTGGACGATCGCGATGGTTCTGCTCATCCTGTGGATTCTTGGATTCTTTGTGGTGAACGTCGGTGGAAGTCTGATTCACCTGCTTCTCGTAATCGCCGTGATCGTGATCATTTATCGCCTCATCACGGGCCGGCCTGTCGCCTGA